The Nicotiana tabacum cultivar K326 chromosome 14, ASM71507v2, whole genome shotgun sequence genome contains a region encoding:
- the LOC107773228 gene encoding NEDD8-activating enzyme E1 catalytic subunit-like, producing the protein MADSTSQSRSRDLDKLLLRPGNLVGPTFEAGTELRDDLKEYVRVLVIGAGGLGCELLKDLAFSGFRNLEVIDMDRIEVTNLNRQFLFRLEDVGKPKAEVAAKKVMERVNGVDIKPHFCRIEDKPISFYSDFQIIVLGLDSVEARSYINSVACGFLEYDSDDNPREETIKPMVDGGTEGFKGHARIIMPGVTPCFECTIWLFPPQVKFPLCTLAETPRTAAHCIEYAHLIKWDEVHSGKTFDPDDPEHMQWVYSEAVKRAELFGIPGVTYSLTQGVVKNIIPAIASTNAIISAACALETLKLVSGCSKTLSNYLTYNGVEGLHTKVTEFVRDKECLVCGPGVLIELEASVTLKKFIGLLEDHPKLLLTRVSVTYRGKNLYMQAPPVLEEMTRSNLDLPLFELMSRTPRDIVHVTGTAGKGDTKQSCSRKLRVVFKGIDGVTDMDMAGGA; encoded by the exons ATGGCGGATTCGACATCACAAAGCAGATCAAGGGACCTCGACAAGCTCCTTCTCCGCCCCGGAAATCTCGTTGGGCCGACCTTCGAGGCCGGTACGGAG TTGAGAGATGATTTAAAGGAGTATGTAAGAGTGTTAGTGATAGGTGCTGGTGGATTAGGTTGCGAATTGCTTAAGGATTTGGCTTTCTCAGGATTTCGTAACCTCGAGGTCATTGATATGGACCGAATTGAAGTTACCAATCTTAATCGCCAGTTTCTCTTCAG ACTTGAAGATGTAGGGAAACCAAAGGCAGAAGTTGCTGCTAAAAAAGTGATGGAGAGAGTCAATGGTGTAGATATCAAGCCACATTTCTGTCGGATTGAGGATAAACCAATAAGCTTCTACAGTGATTTCCAAATTATTGTTCTTGGTCTTGATTCTGTCGAAGCTCGAAGCTATATAAATTCTGTAGCTTGCGGCTTTCTAG AGTACGATTCTGATGATAACCCACGAGAAGAGACAATTAAGCCTATGGTTGATGGTGGGACTGAAGGATTCAAGGGCCACGCAAGGATTATAATGCCAGGTGTTACCCCCTGCTTTGAGTGTACAATTTGGCTCTTTCCCCCACAAGTGAAGTTTCCATTATGTACTCTTGCTGAAACTCCAAGAACTGCTGCTCACTGCATTGAGTATGCACATCTAATCAAATGGGATGAG GTTCATAGTGGCAAAACTTTTGATCCAGATGACCCTGAACACATGCAATGGGTGTATTCAGAG GCTGTTAAGAGAGCAGAGCTCTTTGGAATTCCGGGAGTTACCTATTCTTTGACCCAG GGTGTTGTTAAAAATATCATTCCTGCTATAGCATCCACCAATGCTATAATTTCTGCTGCCTGTGCTTTGGAGACCTTGAAGCTTGTCTCTGGATGCAGCAAAACTTTATCAAATTACTTGAC GTACAATGGAGTTGAAGGTCTGCACACCAAAGTGACCGAGTTTGTGAGGGACAAAGAATGTCTTGTTTGTGGTCCTGGCGTTCTCATTGAGTTAGAAGCTTCAGTTACTTTGAAAAAG TTCATTGGTCTGCTAGAAGATCACCCTAAGCTACTATTAACTAGAGTAAGTGTGACGTATCGAGGGAAGAATCTGTACATGCAAGCACCACCAGTACTGGAAGAGATGACTCGATCGAATTTGGATTTACCATTGTTTGAGCTTATGAGCAGAACTCCAAGGGACATTGTTCATGTTACTGGTACAGCCGGAAAAGGAGATACAAAGCAATCATGTTCAAGGAAATTACGTGTTGTTTTCAAGGGAATTGATGGAGTTACAGATATGGACATGGCTGGTGGAGCTTAA